The Sphingomicrobium sp. genome has a window encoding:
- a CDS encoding GNAT family N-acetyltransferase: MLSRYTASVTYDFRPVTAADLPLLRSWRAQLHWTEWWGDAQGDEGFFEAALADPHTACWLVELGGRAIAYAQDYDPHAWPGHHFAHLPPRSRGVDQSIGPAELVGQGHGSAFVRAHVERLFAAGAPAVGTDPDPDNARAIRAYEKAGFTIAGGPVDTHWGRALLMECRPFA, from the coding sequence ATGCTCAGCCGCTACACCGCTTCTGTGACCTACGATTTCCGCCCCGTCACCGCCGCCGACCTGCCCTTGCTCCGCTCCTGGCGCGCGCAGCTGCACTGGACCGAGTGGTGGGGCGACGCACAGGGCGACGAGGGGTTCTTCGAGGCTGCGTTGGCCGACCCGCATACCGCCTGCTGGCTGGTCGAGCTGGGCGGCCGCGCGATCGCTTACGCGCAGGATTATGACCCGCACGCCTGGCCCGGCCACCACTTCGCGCACCTGCCGCCGCGATCGCGCGGCGTGGACCAGTCGATCGGCCCTGCCGAGCTCGTTGGCCAAGGCCACGGCTCAGCCTTCGTGCGCGCACATGTCGAGCGGCTGTTCGCGGCCGGCGCGCCCGCCGTGGGAACCGATCCGGACCCCGACAACGCCCGCGCCATCCGTGCCTATGAAAAGGCCGGCTTCACCATCGCCGGCGGCCCGGTGGATACGCACTGGGGCCGGGCCTTGCTGATGGAGTGCCGGCCCTTCGCCTGA
- a CDS encoding DUF1810 family protein: MAEDCFNLQRFLEAQSGGVYEQALAEIRAGEKRSHWMWFIFPQSAELGRSAMAKFYGLSGEEEARAYLAHPLLGSRYRECVAAVRSWVEKGRSLEEIFGELDAMKFRSSVEIFGSA; the protein is encoded by the coding sequence ATGGCCGAGGACTGCTTCAACCTGCAGCGCTTCCTCGAAGCGCAGAGCGGCGGCGTGTACGAGCAGGCGCTGGCGGAAATCCGCGCTGGCGAGAAGCGCAGCCACTGGATGTGGTTCATCTTTCCGCAGAGTGCGGAGCTGGGGCGGAGCGCGATGGCGAAGTTCTACGGCTTGTCAGGCGAGGAAGAAGCGCGCGCCTATCTGGCGCATCCGCTGCTCGGGTCGCGATACCGCGAGTGCGTCGCGGCGGTGCGGTCGTGGGTGGAGAAGGGCCGGAGCCTTGAGGAGATCTTCGGCGAGTTGGATGCGATGAAGTTCAGGTCCAGCGTGGAGATTTTCGGCTCCGCTTGA
- a CDS encoding cupin domain-containing protein translates to MEVLHGNPDLPGQPFVIRIRELPGTIVPPHSHPVDEHLTIVSGTWHFGFGDRFDRARLAALPTGSYGYAPKGSTMFAYAPDGAVVQVHGVGPFHINWKHGIATLDDQPARFRFRRGERVSTSRGSGMIRQGYVSGPLVQYEIEGGPTGLFMAQERDLRPN, encoded by the coding sequence GTGGAGGTATTGCACGGCAATCCCGACCTGCCCGGCCAGCCGTTCGTCATCCGCATCCGCGAGCTGCCCGGAACCATCGTTCCGCCGCACTCGCATCCCGTCGACGAGCATTTGACGATCGTCTCCGGCACCTGGCACTTTGGCTTCGGGGACAGGTTCGATCGCGCGCGCCTCGCCGCGCTCCCAACCGGCAGCTATGGCTATGCGCCGAAGGGCAGCACGATGTTCGCTTACGCGCCCGACGGCGCAGTGGTTCAGGTTCATGGCGTCGGCCCGTTCCACATCAATTGGAAGCATGGGATCGCCACACTCGACGATCAGCCGGCGCGCTTCCGCTTCCGCCGGGGCGAGCGGGTCTCCACTTCCCGAGGCTCCGGGATGATCCGCCAAGGCTATGTTTCAGGCCCGTTGGTGCAGTACGAAATCGAGGGTGGCCCCACCGGGCTGTTCATGGCGCAGGAACGAGACCTTCGCCCGAATTAG
- a CDS encoding nuclear transport factor 2 family protein — translation MILATMALLAQAAAVCQPSAKLHRQLVSNFYREALIQKQPAAAFAKYVSPDFIEHKPDVPQGTRDGAAAFLAGLIKAVPQARWEVLRVIAAGELVALHARFTPAPGAPPYAIADFFRLKDCKIVEHWDVVAGPPKDQSNPNPRF, via the coding sequence ATGATCCTCGCGACCATGGCGCTGCTCGCCCAAGCCGCCGCCGTATGCCAGCCGAGCGCGAAGCTGCACCGGCAACTCGTCTCAAACTTCTATCGCGAGGCTCTGATTCAGAAGCAGCCGGCGGCTGCGTTCGCAAAATATGTTTCGCCCGACTTCATCGAGCATAAGCCCGACGTCCCGCAGGGCACTCGCGACGGCGCGGCGGCGTTCCTGGCCGGACTGATCAAGGCGGTGCCGCAGGCGAGGTGGGAGGTCCTTCGCGTCATCGCTGCGGGTGAGCTTGTCGCCCTGCACGCGCGATTCACGCCGGCACCCGGTGCGCCTCCCTATGCCATCGCCGACTTCTTCCGGCTCAAGGACTGCAAGATCGTCGAACATTGGGACGTCGTGGCCGGGCCGCCGAAGGACCAGTCAAACCCGAACCCGCGCTTCTGA